A window of Paenibacillus sp. 19GGS1-52 contains these coding sequences:
- a CDS encoding dipicolinate synthase subunit B yields the protein MDWHGITVGYAITGSHCTFAEVMPQIQRFMDGGANVVPIVSASVLGTDTRFGTSENWLKQLKDITGNDIISTIVEAEPLGPSKLLDVLTIAPCTGNTTSKLANAMTDSPVLMAAKSQMRNGRPLVLAISTNDGLGLNAANIAKLLVTKNIYFVPFGQDNPQGKPNSLVARMDLIPEACYAALQGNQLQPMIIERFHSA from the coding sequence ATGGATTGGCACGGAATTACAGTAGGTTATGCGATAACTGGATCTCACTGCACATTTGCTGAAGTAATGCCGCAAATCCAGCGGTTTATGGATGGGGGAGCGAACGTGGTGCCAATTGTTTCCGCATCGGTGCTGGGAACGGATACTCGCTTTGGCACATCGGAAAATTGGTTAAAACAGTTGAAAGATATAACAGGGAATGATATCATTTCTACAATTGTTGAAGCGGAACCGCTAGGTCCTTCCAAGCTGCTGGATGTGCTGACCATAGCACCTTGCACTGGGAATACAACGAGCAAATTGGCAAATGCCATGACAGATAGTCCGGTGCTAATGGCGGCTAAATCGCAAATGCGCAACGGACGTCCCCTTGTACTAGCCATATCCACCAATGACGGATTGGGACTGAATGCTGCGAATATTGCAAAGCTTCTGGTAACCAAGAATATTTATTTTGTTCCGTTCGGCCAGGATAACCCGCAAGGTAAGCCGAACTCACTCGTGGCGCGAATGGATCTTATCCCAGAGGCCTGTTATGCTGCTCTGCAGGGTAATCAGCTGCAGCCGATGATTATCGAACGGTTTCATTCAGCATAG
- the dpsA gene encoding dipicolinate synthase subunit DpsA, with translation MLTGIRIVFLGGDARQIEVIRKCVEMDATVSAAGFDKWEAPSPGVSLEQMSVELLSNADVLVLPTVGCDDVGNINALLSSHPLQLLEAHIAALPSHCKVYTGMAKSYLRNLCARQSLKLVELLNRDDVAIYNSIPTAEGALVMAIQNTDFTIHGSTSMVLGMGRTGFTMARSLQGLGSSVKVGVRRQEHYARAEEMGWKPFMTEELLLHVPDVDLIFNTIPSMIINAQILSRLSRHCVIIDLASAPGGCDFRYAEKRGIKAILAPGLPGIVAPKSAGIIMANALIQSISDDTLNRGDE, from the coding sequence ATGCTTACTGGCATCAGGATCGTGTTCCTGGGCGGGGACGCGAGACAGATTGAAGTGATTCGCAAATGTGTGGAAATGGATGCTACGGTAAGCGCTGCCGGGTTCGATAAGTGGGAGGCCCCAAGCCCAGGGGTGAGCCTTGAACAAATGTCGGTGGAGCTGTTAAGTAATGCTGATGTACTTGTGCTGCCTACGGTAGGCTGTGATGATGTGGGAAATATTAATGCACTACTGTCTTCTCATCCCCTTCAATTACTCGAAGCGCATATTGCTGCATTGCCGTCACATTGTAAGGTTTATACCGGTATGGCCAAAAGCTACCTGCGTAACCTGTGCGCTAGGCAATCGTTAAAGCTGGTAGAACTGCTAAATCGTGATGATGTAGCCATTTACAACTCCATCCCTACTGCGGAGGGAGCGCTGGTTATGGCGATCCAGAATACCGATTTTACTATTCATGGTTCTACATCCATGGTGCTTGGGATGGGCAGGACTGGATTCACAATGGCAAGAAGTCTTCAGGGATTGGGTTCGAGTGTAAAGGTAGGTGTAAGAAGACAGGAGCATTATGCTCGTGCAGAGGAAATGGGCTGGAAGCCTTTTATGACTGAAGAGCTGCTGCTGCATGTGCCGGATGTTGATCTCATATTTAATACCATTCCGAGCATGATTATTAACGCGCAGATCCTTTCGCGTCTCTCACGGCATTGTGTAATTATCGATTTGGCTTCCGCTCCGGGCGGATGCGATTTCCGATATGCGGAGAAGCGTGGAATTAAGGCGATACTGGCTCCGGGACTGCCTGGAATCGTTGCCCCTAAGAGCGCTGGGATTATTATGGCAAATGCGCTGATACAGTCGATTTCCGACGACACTCTAAACAGGGGGGATGAATAA